CGCGGTAATTGACGTCGGCGCCGGCTTCAGCGAGCAGCTTGACGCAGGACTCCGACCCGAGTCCCGAGACAAAGAGCAAAGCCGTTCGTCCGTCGTCATCAACAGCGTCCACATCTCTGTCGTCCTCAGCTTCGATAAGTTCCCGAAGAGCGGATTCGTCTGGCTTTTTCGCGGCGTTCCACCAAGGGGTTTCGTACTCAGCAACAACATCTTTAGCGATGAAATCAGAGGGAACCCAGGTAGGGGCATGTTCGTCTTTCCACTCTATCAAGTACTCCATTCCTTTCCCACCTTCAATTGCTCGACTCCCAATGATTTTGTTAACTTCTCCGTACGTTTCTTCCGCATCGTAATCTTCAaactcttctcctcctccttctgcTGCTGCTGCTCGTTGCTGCTGGTTCTGAAGCGTGGCAAATAGAAGCggtaaattattattattccgTTTTTTAAGTGGGAGAAAAGGCTGATGGGGTGTAGGAGAGAAGGTGGAGAATTGAGGAGAGAATTTGAGTTTGAGTCGGGAGAGAGAGGAATTGACGAAGAGAGCATCCATTGGGGAAGTTG
The sequence above is a segment of the Solanum dulcamara chromosome 11, daSolDulc1.2, whole genome shotgun sequence genome. Coding sequences within it:
- the LOC129874585 gene encoding signal recognition particle 43 kDa protein, chloroplastic isoform X3; protein product: MDALFVNSSLSRLKLKFSPQFSTFSPTPHQPFLPLKKRNNNNLPLLFATLQNQQQRAAAAEGGGEEFEDYDAEETYGEVNKIIGSRAIEGGKGMEYLIEWKDEHAPTWVPSDFIAKDVVAEYETPWWNAAKKPDESALRELIEAEDDRDVDAVDDDGRTALLFVSGLGSESCVKLLAEAGADVNYRDRNGGLTALHMAAGYVKPGVAKLLIELGADPEVQDYRGQTPLSLARMILNQTPKGNPMQFARRLGLENVIRVLEDAIFEYAQVEEILEKRGKGENVEYLVKWKDGEDNEWVKAWLISEDLVRDFEAGLEYAEAECILEKREGEDRKGEYLVKWTDIEEATWEPEENVDPLLIEDFEKGQQKILS